From the Malus domestica chromosome 17, GDT2T_hap1 genome, one window contains:
- the LOC139193286 gene encoding stress-induced protein KIN2-like, whose translation MNQSQNMSHQAGQAKGQAQEKASGMMDQMSNAAQSAKESAQGAGQQMMEKAQGAADSVKDAVGANKRS comes from the exons ATGAACCAATCCCAGAACATGAGCCACCAAGCTGGCCAGGCCAAGGGCCAAGCTCAA GAAAAGGCCAGTGGCATGATGGACCAAATGAGCAATGCTGCCCAATCTGCCAAGGAATCAGCCCAGGGG GCTGGTCAGCAAATGATGGAGAAGGCTCAGGGAGCAGCTGACTCCGTCAAGGATGCAGTTGGCGCCAACAAAAGAAGCTGA
- the LOC103427628 gene encoding glucan endo-1,3-beta-D-glucosidase-like: MANICSLALVVYAVCFSVLIPLSTSQPFLFPEAQSTIVPNPSTFFAPNLLSSPLPTNSFFQNFVLNNGDQPEYIHPYTIKSSNSSLSLAYPSFSYTSTVISTTPFQPDLTISGSKTTTIPDPNNDHHVVSDFNDLSVTLDFPSSNLRFFLIRGSPYLTCFVSQPTPVSISTSHTIVSSSSASGSNTKFIIKLGNGQTWLIYTSSPTDLTASGASSLTFNNFSGNIRVAVMPDADPKSEAILDQFSSSYPTSGAAVLENSNTLTYKWEKTGGDLLILAHPLHLMLLSNATVLQDFKYKSIDGNLVGVVGDTWVLNSKPIPVTWNSIGGVKIDLFPEIISALRRDVDALSSTELSAASYFYGKLVAKAARLALIAEEVACPDVIPAIRTFLAEKIQPWLDGTFSGNGFLYDKKWGGLVTKQGSTDKGADFGFGLYSDHHYHLGYFVYGISVLAKIDPAWGEKYKPQAYSLLADYLNKDKQSNPNYTRLRCFDLYKLHSWAGGVTEFADGRNQESTSEAVNAYYAAALMGKAYNDPQLEATGSLLTTLEIQAAQMWWHVREGGENQTYEQDFAKENRVVGVLWSTKRDSGLWFAAAEAKEIRLGIQVIPISPITEVLFSDTGFPSELVNWALPALGRTGVTEAWKGFVYALQGLYDKAGALEKIKSLTGFDDGNSLSNLLWWIHSRS; this comes from the coding sequence ATGGCAAACATTTGCTCTCTTGCTCTCGTTGTGTATGCAGTCTGTTTTTCCGTCTTGATTCCGCTGTCCACCTCCCAACCATTCCTCTTCCCGGAAGCTCAATCCACCATCGTCCCCAACCCTTCAACCTTCTTCGCCCCAAACCTCCTCTCATCTCCACTCCCTACCAACTCTTTCTTCCAAAACTTTGTTCTCAACAATGGTGACCAACCTGAGTATATCCATCCCTACACCATCAAATCATCCAACTCCTCCCTATCTCTCGCTTACCCGTCTTTCTCCTACACCTCTACCGTCATATCCACAACTCCGTTTCAACCCGACCTCACCATATCTGGCTCGAAAACCACCACCATCCCAGATCCAAACAACGACCACCATGTAGTCTCCGACTTCAATGATCTCAGTGTGACATTGGACTTTCCCTCCTCCAACCTCCGCTTCTTCCTCATCCGTGGAAGCCCCTATCTCACATGCTTTGTTTCTCAACCCACACCGGTTTCTATATCAACCTCTCATACAATTGTATCGTCATCATCCGCGAGTGGCTCAAACACCAAGTTCATCATCAAGCTTGGAAACGGTCAGACATGGCTAATATACACATCCTCCCCAACTGATTTAACTGCCAGCGGCGCATCGTCATTAACTTTTAACAATTTTTCTGGGAACATTCGAGTTGCTGTTATGCCAGATGCTGATCCCAAATCCGAGGCAATTCTTGACCAATTCAGTTCTTCTTACCCAACTTCCGGTGCAGCTGTGCTCGAAAACTCCAATACTTTGACATATAAATGGGAAAAGACAGGTGGAGATTTGCTCATTCTAGCTCATCCTCTCCATCTTATGCTTCTGTCAAATGCTACTGTTTTGCAAGATTTTAAATACAAAAGCATTGATGGAAATTTGGTTGGCGTTGTTGGTGATACGTGGGTTTTAAACTCGAAGCCTATTCCGGTCACTTGGAATTCTATTGGAGGTGTCAAAATAGATTTGTTCCCTGAAATCATTTCTGCACTTCGTCGAGATGTAGACGCTCTTAGTTCAACAGAATTATCTGCTGCATCATATTTTTATGGGAAACTAGTTGCTAAAGCAGCAAGGCTGGCTTTGATTGCCGAGGAGGTAGCTTGTCCCGATGTGATCCCGGCGATTAGGACATTCTTGGCAGAGAAAATCCAGCCGTGGCTGGATGGTACTTTTAGTGGCAATGGATTTTTGTATGATAAAAAGTGGGGTGGACTTGTTACCAAACAAGGATCAACTGATAAAGGTGCCGATTTTGGGTTTGGTCTTTATTCCGATCACCATTACCATCTGGGGTACTTTGTTTATGGTATTTCAGTGCTAGCAAAGATTGACCCTGCATGGGGGGAGAAGTACAAGCCTCAAGCTTATTCACTCCTGGCAGATTATCTCAACAAGGACAAGCAATCGAATCCAAATTATACGCGTCTGAGATGTTTTGATCTTTATAAATTGCACTCGTGGGCAGGAGGAGTGACGGAATTCGCAGATGGGAGGAATCAAGAGAGCACGAGTGAGGCGGTCAATGCTTACTATGCAGCTGCTTTGATGGGGAAAGCGTATAATGATCCGCAACTTGAGGCCACCGGTTCATTGCTTACCACATTGGAAATTCAGGCAGCGCAAATGTGGTGGCATgtgagagagggaggagagaatcAAACTTACGAGCAAGATTTTGCAAAAGAAAATCGGGTCGTGGGAGTTCTATGGTCGACCAAGAGAGACAGCGGACTTTGGTTTGCTGCTGCagaggcaaaagaaattagACTTGGAATTCAAGTGATTCCTATTTCACCAATCACTGAGGTGTTGTTCTCCGATACTGGCTTTCCTAGCGAGCTGGTGAATTGGGCATTGCCGGCGCTCGGTAGAACCGGAGTCACGGAAGCCTGGAAAGGGTTTGTGTATGCATTACAAGGGTTGTACGACAAAGCAGGCGCTTTGGAGAAGATTAAGAGCTTGACTGGTTTCGACGATGGAAACTCCCTTAGTAATCTTTTGTGGTGGATTCATAGTAGGTCATGA
- the LOC103427627 gene encoding phenolic glucoside malonyltransferase 1-like, with amino-acid sequence MAKPGSVKVVEVCRVAPKPSSQPDSAHPDDLSLPLTFFDLRWLRFPPPQILFFYEISSFDTSYFFDSILPNLKTSLSATLQHFVPLAGNLTWPQDSSKPLLSYVLGDTLSLTVAESDADFHRLTSSNNFDIKAKEYHPLVPQLAVSHEKAAVLALQITVFPNSCFSIGSAMHHVVLDGLSAFSFFNLWGYLCKHGGGGGEGSPSSPSYDRKLIKDPAGLQAIYLNEWLRLGGPNNRSLMPLEVKGSGDSIRGTFEFTSAKIQMLRHSVMAAMMAKEKKKQSDHDSKQLHLSTFSLTCAYTWVCLVRAEDTKTDKVLFAINVDCRPRLDPPLPVTYFGNCVAAHRAVAETKDLLGEDGLFVALKAISEVIKSLDKTLLDGAETWVSRMLNTRQSSGTDRVIPISGSHRLDFYGAADFGWGRPKKYEIVSIDGSGAISLQESKNGDGGVEVGLVLEKRCMEAFASLFANGLEDMRSLV; translated from the coding sequence ATGGCAAAACCAGGCTCAGTCAAAGTAGTAGAGGTTTGCCGTGTAGCTCCGAAACCAAGCTCGCAGCCGGACTCTGCCCACCCGGATGATCTGTCTCTTCCTCTCACCTTCTTTGACCTCCGCTGGCTAAGGTTTCCACCCCCTCAAATCCTTTTCTTCTACGAAATATCTTCATTCGACACATCATACTTCTTCGATTCCATACTTCCGAACCTCAAAACCTCGCTTTCCGCCACCCTCCAGCATTTTGTACCTCTAGCAGGAAACCTCACCTGGCCTCAAGACTCCTCCAAACCCCTTCTCAGTTATGTTTTAGGCGATACACTTTCTCTCACAGTCGCTGAATCTGATGCTGATTTCCATCGTCTAACTTCAAGCAACAACTTTGACATTAAAGCCAAAGAGTACCATCCTCTTGTACCCCAATTGGCAGTGTCTCATGAAAAAGCTGCGGTGTTGGCGTTGCAAATAACTGTCTTTCCCAATAGCTGTTTTTCAATTGGATCAGCGATGCACCATGTTGTCCTAGATGGCTTATCTGCATTCTCATTTTTTAACTTATGGGGTTACCTATGCAAACATGGAGGAGGGGGGGGAGAAGGGTCGCCATCTTCACCAAGTTATGACAGAAAGCTCATCAAGGACCCTGCAGGGCTCCAAGCAATCTACTTAAACGAGTGGTTAAGATTGGGCGGTCCAAACAATAGAAGCTTAATGCCTTTGGAGGTTAAAGGTTCAGGAGACTCAATTCGAGGCACCTTTGAATTCACAAGCGCGAAAATCCAAATGCTAAGACATTCAGTGATGGCAGCTATGATggcgaaggagaagaagaaacaatcTGATCATGATTCGAAACAATTGCATTTGTCAACATTTTCCCTAACATGCGCCTATACATGGGTTTGCTTAGTCAGGGCAGAGGATACCAAAACAGATAAAGTACTTTTTGCCATTAACGTGGACTGCAGGCCACGCTTAGACCCTCCTCTCCCGGTAACCTATTTTGGGAATTGTGTTGCAGCACATCGAGCAGTTGCGGAAACAAAGGACCTATTGGGAGAAGATGGCCTGTTTGTGGCCTTGAAAGCAATCAGTGAAGTGATCAAAAGTTTGGACAAGACCCTTTTGGATGGGGCAGAGACTTGGGTTTCAAGAATGCTCAATACACGGCAGAGTAGTGGTACTGATAGAGTAATTCCCATTTCTGGTTCACACCGGCTAGACTTTTATGGTGCAGCTGATTTCGGATGGGGAAGACCGAAGAAGTACGAGATAGTTTCGATAGATGGGTCAGGGGCGATATCTTTGCAAGAGagcaagaatggtgatggtggtgttgAGGTTGGCTTGGTTTTGGAAAAACGTTGTATGGAGGCCTTTGCTTCTCTATTTGCTAATGGTCTTGAAGACATGCGAAGCCTTGTGTAG